Within the Rosa rugosa chromosome 2, drRosRugo1.1, whole genome shotgun sequence genome, the region ACAATCAATAGGGTGATCAATAGGTGCTCTAGAAAAACGAAAAATGGTGTATGGATCTTCATTTCCTTTAGATTCCTCGAAGTTTAAAAAAACTTGAAGAAAAAATATTTCATTGTTTAATAAGTgtaaatatgagaaaaaaacaTGTTGcatgaaaaatatctttaaGGTGGAAATTAAAACTCGTCGATCCTTTCGGGTTTGATTTTAACTTCTTTGGAGAAGTTGAATTATTCTAAGCTCTCCCATATGCATCTCAAAACTGAGAAAACTAAAACCCTCCGATCCCATTAGCTTTATTTCACATATTGTTTCGTGAAGTTGAATCAGGCTAAGCTCTCTCAAACACTCTTTTAGAACACACATAATTTTCTGAGGAGGAAGCTTCGTATTTCGTAGTGGCACGTAGAATAGAATAGATACAAAGATTTGTATGCGTGTAGATATACTAGTGTACCGTTGCACGGTGCACCCATATCATTGCCTCTCTCTTCTTTCAGCTTTATAAATATTAAGCACTGCCCTTAACCTCGGTGCCTGCAGCAGCTAGCCCTCTTTGTCCGCTTTCTCAGAGAACACAAAGAGATTTGAGAACCAGTGGTTTACTCCTTCAAGAAAGGAATCAACTTTAGCTACAATGGAGGGTGTTGAAGCCAAACCCATGAATGGTGTCAATGGGATCCACAACCTCAACAAAGAATACGATGCAGATTTCGACCCAAGTGCTCCTCCTCCCTTCAAGATAGCTGAGATCCGAGCCGCCATTCCCAAACACTGTTGGTGCAAGAATCCATGGAGGTCCTTGAGCTATGTGTGCAGGGACATCATTGTCATATTTGCAATGGCTGCTGCAGCCATTTACTTCAACAATTGGTATGTCTGGCCACTATACTGGGCTGCTCAGGGAACCATGTTCTGGGCTCTATTTGTTCTTGGACATGATTGGTAATTCCTCATTTCACTCAGATGCTTCTGCATTTTTGTAcacttttcttcattttctaaaTCTTGTTACTGTTTAATTGAAATGAGTCTTTGAAAGATtgcatctttttttttcctgatgtAATTGGTTTTGGATTGAACACAGTGGCCATGGAAGCTTTTCGGACAGTCGCGTGCTCAATAATGTTGTGGGGCATGTTCTGCATTCTGCAATTCTTGTACCTTATAATGGATGGTGGGTTCCTCTGtttttcttcaatcttcaatGCTTGCTACCTAAAAAGATTTCATCTTTACGTTGTGGTTTGAAAATGTTGTTGATGTGTGGTTGAGATTGAGATTGAGTTTCATTACATATGATTTGATTGGCTTTGCAGGAGAATCAGCCATAGAACTCACCATCAGAACCATGGCCATGTTGAGAATGATGAGTCCTGGGTTCCTGTATGTGCCTGTTCCTTTAATTCACAATGCTAGCGCTTGCTTAGCTTATACATATTGTTAGTGCTGAGCTTCTGGTTGTTTAATCTTCAATTAACTCTGGCTCTCTTTTGCTATTTTTGTTAGCTGACTGAGAAGGTCTATACAAATTTGGATGAGAGTACAAGAAAGTTTAGATTCAGAGTGCCTTACCCCATTTTTGCATACCCATTCTATCTGGTGAGGAAACCCATCTTTCATTGAGCTTATGTCGATTGGTTCAAGAttgtgttttaatttttttttatggttcacctctttaatttgttctctACTGGATTGTTTTGCAGTGGACTAGAAGTCCAGGAAAGCAAGGTTCACATTTCAACCCTTACAGCGACTTGTTTGCCCCGAATGAGAGGAACGATGTGATAACCTCAACTGTTTGTTGGACTGTGATGCTCGTTTTCATTGTCTGTATGTCCTTTATAGTAGGACCTGTCCAAGTCTTGAAGATCTATGGTGTCCCTTACTGGGTTAGTTCATTTTTCTTCGCGATAACAACAGTACATTCGACAGTTTATTTCCTAATTTTGTATTGGCTTTTACTTGCAGATTTTCATAATGTGGTTGGACATGGTAACATATTTGCATCACCATGGTTATGATGAGCATAAACTTCCTTGGTACCGCGGCAAGGTATTGATGGATACATGAATTTAATTGTTACTTGGATATCAACTGACTTATATGCTGAAACTGAAGAATTTAGCACAATGT harbors:
- the LOC133731708 gene encoding omega-3 fatty acid desaturase, endoplasmic reticulum, which gives rise to MEGVEAKPMNGVNGIHNLNKEYDADFDPSAPPPFKIAEIRAAIPKHCWCKNPWRSLSYVCRDIIVIFAMAAAAIYFNNWYVWPLYWAAQGTMFWALFVLGHDCGHGSFSDSRVLNNVVGHVLHSAILVPYNGWRISHRTHHQNHGHVENDESWVPLTEKVYTNLDESTRKFRFRVPYPIFAYPFYLWTRSPGKQGSHFNPYSDLFAPNERNDVITSTVCWTVMLVFIVCMSFIVGPVQVLKIYGVPYWIFIMWLDMVTYLHHHGYDEHKLPWYRGKEWSYLRGGLTTVDRDYGLINNIHHDIGTHVIHHLFPQIPHYHLVEATKSAKHVLGKYYREPKKSGPFPFHLINNLVASMSNDHYVSDTGDIVYYQTDPKLYKSLKNKLI